The Chloroflexota bacterium genome includes a region encoding these proteins:
- the coaD gene encoding pantetheine-phosphate adenylyltransferase, translating to MGITAIFPGTFDPIHYGHIDIANRGAAIFDKLIVAVYDKPLKSLLFSPEDRLSLVRAVFNNHSNIEIVGYSGLTVDFCQQVGAKVILRGLRVFSDFEHEFRMALANHRLSPEVEVCALVTREQHTFLSSTTVREIAALSGNVSSMVPPVVEEALKRRFKELGDGQTVVPMTALRD from the coding sequence ATGGGCATCACCGCCATCTTTCCAGGAACGTTTGACCCGATTCACTATGGGCATATTGATATTGCCAACCGAGGGGCCGCGATTTTCGACAAGCTGATTGTGGCCGTCTACGACAAGCCGTTGAAGTCGTTGCTGTTTTCGCCCGAAGACCGGCTGTCGCTGGTTCGGGCGGTGTTCAACAATCACTCGAATATTGAAATTGTGGGCTACAGCGGCCTGACGGTGGACTTTTGCCAGCAGGTTGGGGCCAAAGTGATCTTGCGCGGCTTGCGGGTGTTCTCCGACTTTGAGCACGAGTTCCGCATGGCCCTGGCCAATCATCGCCTGTCGCCGGAAGTGGAAGTGTGCGCGCTGGTCACCCGCGAGCAACATACGTTCTTGAGTTCGACGACGGTGCGCGAGATTGCGGCCCTGAGCGGCAATGTGAGTTCGATGGTGCCGCCGGTGGTGGAAGAGGCTCTTAAACGGCGGTTCAAGGAACTGGGCGACGGCCAGACCGTCGTGCCGATGACGGCCTTGCGTGATTAG
- the recG gene encoding ATP-dependent DNA helicase RecG, whose amino-acid sequence MTNPFETLRKILQNEAARGYDNKGMVGGIDKFIPAFEQQARNAGLDEALIADVVAWMKNYQATPLDDRAKAMSDLLARLPVATTTPPTPRPAAQPPARPAPSRPAPTQQPSQQQRPPERSERRQEPTQPPQQAAASPAQAVVRPPEPSPKPRPPSPPPPPRRRASASGALARPALGPEPSGVGLDAPLTVLRGVGPERAEKLKKLGLSALRDALTYFPRRYVDYSQLKTINRLEYGEEVTIIATVWESYVKRTRSGQSQMVTAVLSDGTGAIELTWFNQPWLVDKLSQGKQVQVAGRVDQYLGRLTLRTPQLEDVDTDSLNSGRIVPIYNLTQDITGPLMRRWMFEAVGYTASRVPDPLPAGIRERAALINYTDALLQIHFPDSPELLNAARKRLAFDELLLLLFGIRRQRAEWQSAVSQSLTIADEQLNSTVATLPYALTGAQTRALADIRGDLAGTRPMNRLLQGDVGSGKTVVAALAMSVAVNSNAQAALMAPTAILAEQHYRNISKLLTFAETPSVSETLGVSAIALLLGSTPDSEKQTIYAGLRDGSIKIVIGTQALIQDKVEFANLGLVVVDEQHRFGVAQRAKLRGKGGNPHLLVMTATPIPRTLALTVYGDLDLSIIDEMPPGRQPIETRVVYVNERERAYAFLRSQIQQGRQAFIICPLVEESDKIEAKAAVDEHARLQSQVFPDLRLGLLHGRMKPDEKDEVMTAFRAGENHILVSTSVVEVGVDVPNASVMLVEGANRFGLAQLHQFRGRVGRGEHKSYCLLASDLGMDSKGEGDARLKAMEQTQDGFVLAEKDLDLRGPGEFLGTRQAGFGDLRLAKLTDLPLINLARREAETLFTADPNLEKPEHALLAEKLAAFWQGLDGAGDVS is encoded by the coding sequence ATGACAAACCCATTCGAGACTCTCCGTAAGATTTTACAAAATGAAGCGGCGCGTGGTTACGACAACAAAGGCATGGTGGGCGGCATTGACAAGTTCATTCCCGCCTTTGAACAGCAAGCCCGCAACGCCGGCCTTGACGAAGCGCTGATTGCCGATGTGGTCGCCTGGATGAAAAATTATCAGGCGACGCCGCTGGATGACCGGGCGAAGGCGATGAGTGACTTGCTGGCCCGCCTGCCGGTGGCAACGACAACACCCCCGACCCCTCGACCTGCCGCTCAGCCGCCAGCCCGGCCTGCGCCCTCCAGGCCAGCGCCGACTCAACAACCGAGCCAACAACAACGACCGCCCGAAAGAAGCGAGCGGCGACAAGAACCGACGCAACCTCCCCAGCAAGCGGCGGCTTCCCCGGCGCAAGCCGTCGTTCGTCCACCAGAACCGAGTCCTAAACCCAGGCCGCCGAGTCCGCCACCGCCGCCGCGCCGCAGGGCATCAGCAAGCGGCGCACTTGCGCGTCCGGCCCTTGGCCCCGAACCCTCTGGTGTTGGCCTCGATGCGCCGCTCACCGTTTTGCGCGGTGTCGGTCCCGAACGGGCCGAGAAACTAAAGAAGCTGGGCCTGAGCGCCTTGCGCGACGCGCTCACCTACTTCCCGCGCCGCTACGTGGACTACTCGCAACTCAAGACAATCAATCGCCTTGAGTACGGCGAAGAAGTGACCATCATTGCCACTGTTTGGGAGAGCTACGTCAAGCGCACTCGAAGCGGGCAGTCGCAAATGGTGACGGCGGTGCTGAGCGACGGCACGGGCGCGATTGAGTTGACGTGGTTCAACCAACCCTGGCTGGTGGACAAACTGTCTCAGGGCAAGCAGGTGCAGGTGGCCGGGCGGGTGGATCAATACCTGGGCCGCCTCACGCTCCGCACCCCTCAACTGGAGGACGTTGACACCGACTCGCTCAACTCTGGCCGCATCGTGCCCATCTACAATCTTACTCAAGACATCACCGGGCCTTTGATGCGGCGCTGGATGTTTGAGGCAGTGGGCTACACCGCCTCGCGCGTGCCCGACCCTCTGCCGGCTGGCATCCGCGAGCGCGCCGCTTTGATTAATTACACCGACGCGCTTCTGCAGATTCACTTTCCCGACAGCCCGGAACTGCTGAACGCCGCCCGCAAACGGCTGGCCTTTGACGAACTGCTGTTGCTTCTGTTCGGCATTCGCCGCCAGCGGGCCGAGTGGCAATCGGCAGTGAGCCAGTCGTTGACGATCGCTGACGAGCAACTTAACAGCACAGTGGCGACTCTGCCTTACGCCCTGACCGGCGCCCAGACTCGCGCTCTGGCCGACATTCGCGGCGACCTGGCCGGGACTCGACCGATGAACCGCCTCTTGCAGGGCGACGTCGGTTCTGGCAAGACCGTGGTGGCCGCGCTGGCGATGTCGGTTGCCGTGAACAGCAACGCCCAAGCCGCCCTCATGGCCCCGACGGCGATTCTGGCCGAGCAACATTATCGCAACATTTCCAAATTGCTTACATTCGCCGAGACACCAAGTGTCTCTGAGACACTTGGTGTCTCGGCCATCGCGCTTCTTCTCGGCTCAACCCCTGATTCCGAAAAGCAAACCATCTATGCTGGCTTGCGCGATGGCTCCATCAAGATCGTGATCGGCACTCAGGCATTGATTCAGGACAAGGTAGAGTTCGCCAATTTGGGGCTGGTGGTGGTGGATGAGCAACATCGCTTCGGCGTGGCCCAGCGGGCCAAACTGAGGGGCAAGGGCGGGAATCCGCATCTCTTAGTCATGACGGCCACCCCGATCCCGCGAACGCTAGCCCTCACCGTCTATGGCGATCTCGATCTCTCGATCATTGACGAGATGCCGCCGGGCCGTCAGCCCATTGAGACTCGGGTGGTCTATGTCAATGAGCGCGAGCGGGCCTATGCTTTCTTGCGTTCGCAAATTCAGCAGGGGCGGCAGGCGTTTATCATCTGCCCGCTCGTCGAAGAGTCGGACAAGATTGAAGCCAAAGCCGCCGTGGACGAACACGCCCGTCTCCAGTCGCAGGTTTTCCCCGACTTGCGCTTAGGGCTACTTCACGGCAGAATGAAGCCCGACGAGAAGGACGAGGTGATGACCGCCTTCCGCGCCGGCGAGAACCACATTCTGGTGTCAACGTCGGTGGTGGAAGTGGGCGTGGACGTGCCAAACGCCAGCGTGATGCTGGTGGAGGGCGCGAACCGTTTTGGCCTGGCGCAATTACATCAGTTCCGGGGCCGGGTGGGGCGCGGTGAGCACAAGTCGTATTGTTTGCTGGCCTCCGACCTGGGGATGGATTCTAAAGGCGAAGGCGACGCAAGATTGAAGGCGATGGAACAGACACAGGACGGCTTCGTGCTGGCCGAGAAGGATTTGGACTTGCGCGGCCCCGGCGAATTTTTGGGCACGCGTCAGGCCGGGTTCGGCGATCTGCGGCTGGCTAAGCTCACCGACCTGCCGCTCATTAATCTGGCCCGAAGAGAGGCCGAGACGCTCTTCACCGCCGACCCGAATTTGGAGAAGCCGGAGCATGCCCTGCTGGCCGAGAAGCTGGCCGCGTTTTGGCAGGGACTTGATGGGGCAGGAGACGTTAGCTAA
- a CDS encoding HAD family hydrolase, with translation MPSLTSIRHLIIDMDGVLWHGETALPGLVEFFAFLRRRAIRFILATNNASQTPDQYVAKLEQMGVAVTRDEILTSAQAAAIYLSGIAPKGEPVYTIGEAGVTQALAEQGFTLSDGEANYVVVGMDRGLTWEKLAQATLNIRAGATFIGANPDTTLPTERGIVHGNGAVLALLQTATEVAPVIVGKPQPIMYQQALARLGGSLADTVALGDRLETDILGAVNAGLRSILVLSGISSREHLAGVNYRPDWIFTDIADLTMHWQAEP, from the coding sequence ATGCCCTCCCTCACCTCCATCCGCCATCTCATCATTGATATGGACGGCGTGCTCTGGCACGGCGAAACGGCCCTCCCTGGCCTGGTCGAATTTTTCGCCTTCCTTCGCCGCCGGGCGATTCGTTTTATTCTGGCGACCAACAACGCCAGCCAGACGCCGGATCAATATGTGGCGAAGCTTGAGCAGATGGGTGTGGCCGTCACCCGCGATGAAATTTTGACCTCGGCCCAGGCCGCCGCCATCTATCTGAGCGGGATAGCGCCAAAAGGCGAACCGGTGTATACCATAGGTGAAGCCGGCGTCACCCAGGCCCTGGCCGAGCAGGGCTTCACCCTCAGCGACGGGGAGGCGAACTACGTGGTGGTGGGCATGGATCGCGGGCTGACGTGGGAGAAGCTGGCGCAGGCGACCTTGAACATTCGCGCCGGGGCAACCTTCATCGGCGCCAACCCCGACACAACTTTGCCAACCGAGCGCGGCATTGTTCACGGCAACGGCGCGGTTCTGGCATTATTACAAACGGCGACCGAGGTCGCGCCCGTCATCGTGGGCAAGCCTCAGCCGATCATGTACCAGCAGGCCCTGGCTCGCCTCGGCGGTAGTCTGGCCGACACCGTTGCCCTGGGCGACCGTTTGGAGACTGACATCCTGGGCGCAGTGAACGCCGGCCTTCGCAGCATCCTTGTTCTGTCGGGGATATCGTCTCGTGAACACCTGGCCGGGGTGAACTACCGGCCCGACTGGATTTTTACAGACATTGCCGACCTGACCATGCACTGGCAAGCCGAACCATGA
- a CDS encoding 50S ribosomal protein L28, translating to MAKCANCGKAVTFGHAVSHSKRATNRPFRPNLQKVTVFDAQAGRPVKTTLCAKCIKALSKVR from the coding sequence ATGGCAAAATGCGCCAATTGCGGCAAAGCGGTGACATTCGGTCACGCGGTGTCGCACTCCAAACGGGCCACCAACCGCCCCTTCCGCCCCAACCTGCAAAAGGTGACGGTGTTCGACGCGCAGGCGGGTCGCCCAGTGAAGACAACTTTATGCGCCAAGTGCATCAAGGCGCTCAGCAAAGTTCGCTAA
- a CDS encoding Asp23/Gls24 family envelope stress response protein, with product MSDEPTPAPLGKVEISPLAIATIAAHAVTRSYGVVGMAPKNLVDGIATTIINDPHKGIDVHVDEGAIRIDLYLIVEYGTRISSVARSAANTVHFSVERATGLPVSEVNVYVQGLRVTSTD from the coding sequence ATGAGTGACGAACCAACCCCGGCGCCGCTGGGAAAAGTCGAAATCTCACCGTTGGCGATCGCTACAATCGCCGCCCACGCCGTCACCCGCTCTTACGGCGTGGTGGGCATGGCCCCCAAAAACCTGGTGGACGGCATCGCCACCACCATCATCAACGACCCGCACAAAGGCATTGACGTTCACGTTGACGAGGGCGCAATCCGCATTGACTTGTATCTCATTGTTGAATATGGCACGCGCATTTCGTCGGTGGCGCGCTCGGCGGCCAACACTGTGCACTTCAGCGTGGAGCGAGCCACCGGCTTGCCGGTGAGCGAAGTGAATGTTTATGTTCAAGGGTTGAGGGTGACTAGCACGGATTGA
- a CDS encoding DAK2 domain-containing protein, with amino-acid sequence MATDTISLKTDIEMRRAQRLVIQAEKLLTCDGHDLKRLTAAALAWLTTNYQTVNALNVFPVPDGDTGTNMLLTMQAAYKEIENKDEGHVGKVAQAVAHGALMGARGNSGVILSQIWRGFARGIADRQKFVAEDFAHAMRQATDTAYRGVVKPVEGTILTVSKDAAVAAEVAAADSDDLRWILERVVAASYDSVAKTPDLLPVLKQAGVVDSGGQGLAIVFEGMLRYLQGLPLDIAPITQIKPLDLAAVGVAMEAVEPGQDWEVVVDFRPRAELDLPSFYNQLETIGTSIQVGAGEDIYRVHVHLPKEKRHEPIELAETLGTVVNVHMENLLAQMDDIQNQAGGKTKVEMDEGQIVAVVVSPGPGFDRIFSGKAVALVSGGQTMNPSTADILAAFEDLPTDKALILPNNKNIQLAAQQAAETTVKNVKVIPTRTVPQGISAMLSFDPDGDLDEVAGAMEGRIGDVDTGEVTTATRTVELDGVAVTEGEIIGLHNGKLACAEATPEAAVLELLARMNATDRELLALFYGNGLTRAEAESVAAAVSEKYEQLEIEVHHGGQQHYHYIFSLE; translated from the coding sequence ATGGCAACCGATACGATTTCCTTGAAAACCGACATTGAAATGCGCCGCGCTCAGCGGCTGGTGATTCAGGCCGAGAAGCTGTTGACCTGCGACGGCCACGACCTTAAACGCCTGACGGCGGCGGCCCTGGCCTGGCTCACCACCAACTACCAGACCGTCAACGCCCTCAACGTCTTCCCCGTGCCCGACGGCGACACCGGAACCAACATGTTGCTCACCATGCAGGCCGCTTACAAAGAGATCGAAAATAAAGACGAAGGGCACGTAGGCAAAGTGGCCCAGGCCGTGGCGCATGGCGCGCTGATGGGCGCGCGCGGCAACAGCGGCGTCATCCTCTCCCAAATCTGGCGCGGCTTCGCCCGCGGCATTGCCGACCGGCAGAAGTTCGTGGCCGAAGACTTCGCCCACGCCATGCGCCAGGCCACCGACACCGCCTATCGCGGCGTGGTCAAACCGGTGGAAGGCACGATCCTCACCGTCTCTAAAGATGCGGCGGTGGCCGCCGAAGTGGCCGCCGCCGACAGCGACGACCTGCGCTGGATTCTGGAGCGCGTAGTGGCCGCTTCCTATGACTCCGTTGCCAAAACGCCCGACCTGCTTCCCGTGCTCAAGCAGGCGGGCGTTGTCGATTCCGGCGGGCAGGGACTCGCCATTGTCTTCGAAGGCATGTTGCGTTACTTGCAGGGCCTGCCGCTCGACATCGCTCCCATTACCCAGATCAAGCCCCTCGACCTGGCGGCAGTGGGTGTGGCGATGGAAGCGGTTGAACCCGGACAGGATTGGGAAGTGGTGGTGGACTTCCGGCCCCGCGCCGAACTCGACCTGCCCAGCTTCTACAATCAACTTGAAACTATCGGCACCTCCATTCAAGTCGGCGCCGGCGAAGACATTTATCGCGTTCACGTTCACCTGCCCAAAGAGAAGCGCCACGAGCCGATTGAACTGGCCGAGACTCTGGGCACAGTCGTCAACGTCCACATGGAAAACCTGCTGGCCCAGATGGACGATATTCAAAACCAAGCCGGCGGCAAAACCAAAGTGGAAATGGATGAAGGGCAGATCGTCGCCGTCGTCGTCTCGCCCGGCCCCGGCTTTGATCGCATCTTCAGCGGCAAGGCGGTGGCCCTGGTGTCTGGCGGCCAAACCATGAACCCCAGCACCGCCGACATCCTGGCCGCGTTTGAAGACCTGCCAACCGACAAAGCTCTCATCCTGCCCAACAACAAAAACATCCAACTCGCCGCCCAGCAAGCCGCTGAAACCACCGTCAAAAACGTGAAAGTCATTCCCACCCGCACCGTGCCGCAGGGCATCTCGGCCATGCTCTCATTTGATCCGGATGGCGATTTGGACGAAGTAGCCGGAGCGATGGAAGGGCGAATCGGCGACGTTGACACGGGCGAAGTGACGACCGCCACCCGCACCGTAGAACTCGACGGGGTGGCCGTCACTGAAGGGGAAATCATCGGCCTGCACAACGGCAAACTCGCCTGCGCCGAAGCCACGCCCGAAGCCGCCGTGCTCGAACTGCTGGCGCGCATGAACGCAACCGACCGTGAGTTGCTGGCCTTGTTTTACGGCAACGGCCTCACCCGGGCCGAAGCCGAGTCCGTCGCCGCCGCCGTCTCCGAAAAATACGAGCAGTTGGAAATCGAAGTTCATCACGGCGGGCAACAGCACTATCACTATATTTTTTCGTTGGAGTAG
- a CDS encoding DegV family protein has product MPRVRIVTDSTAHFEDPDFPRQHNVSIVPLTIHFGKDSFRDGVNINTESFFNLVETTGLLPTVASPTQEQFAAVYEEITRTSDSIVSIHLSSKLGRAWRNASAASEPLLGRCNIQVIDSLSTSMGLGWLVEAAARAAEAGESADEIVRIVRGLTSRLYIVFFVETPTFLANSKRFGKAQAALSPMLGIKPFLAIEDGDIVAMEKVRSRQQAVEKLVEFVAEFSALENLAILQHAPGVSDESRLLLNQLAIDFPGRKFPVVTYGPSLATYIGPEAMGVIVFEGEDNDD; this is encoded by the coding sequence ATGCCCCGCGTCCGCATCGTCACCGACAGCACCGCCCATTTTGAAGACCCCGACTTCCCCCGCCAGCACAACGTCTCCATCGTGCCGCTCACCATCCACTTCGGCAAGGACTCGTTTCGTGACGGCGTCAATATCAACACCGAAAGCTTTTTCAACCTGGTCGAAACTACCGGCCTCTTGCCCACTGTGGCCTCGCCCACGCAAGAGCAGTTCGCCGCCGTTTACGAAGAGATCACCAGGACGAGCGACTCCATCGTCTCCATTCACCTTTCCAGCAAGCTGGGGCGTGCCTGGCGCAACGCCAGCGCCGCCAGCGAGCCGTTGCTGGGCCGGTGCAACATCCAGGTTATCGATTCGCTTTCCACTTCGATGGGTCTGGGCTGGCTGGTGGAAGCCGCCGCGCGGGCGGCAGAGGCCGGTGAATCGGCGGACGAGATCGTCCGCATTGTGCGCGGCCTGACCTCGCGGCTGTACATTGTCTTTTTCGTCGAGACGCCCACTTTCTTGGCCAACAGCAAGCGCTTTGGCAAGGCTCAAGCCGCCCTCAGCCCCATGCTGGGCATCAAACCCTTTCTGGCAATTGAAGATGGCGACATTGTAGCCATGGAAAAAGTGCGAAGCCGACAGCAGGCCGTCGAGAAGCTGGTCGAGTTTGTGGCTGAGTTCTCGGCGCTGGAGAATCTGGCCATTCTGCAACACGCGCCCGGCGTGAGCGACGAGAGCCGCCTCTTGCTCAACCAACTGGCGATTGATTTTCCGGGACGCAAGTTTCCGGTGGTGACATACGGCCCGTCGCTGGCAACCTACATTGGGCCGGAGGCGATGGGCGTCATTGTGTTTGAAGGAGAGGACAATGACGATTAG
- the tig gene encoding trigger factor, whose product MKIEQTPLETCEVQMTVEVDAEQVDKAKRAAAKRLAQKYNIPGFRKGKAPYEIIKRQFGEGAVWEEALDELGQRVYQAALEETKLDPIAPGALTDVKLEPVVFTFNVPLKPEIDLGAYRSTRFGYTPAMVNEDAINEALESMRETQAVLEPVERPSQLGDVVKLDIKAAAMLPATAKDEPDVPTEEAAKPEEAGEAADPASTESVVEPSGPVEEFLMDDKDVEVLLDSKVDWPMPGFNEKVLGMNVGDERHFELVFPDDYANEQLRGQTAKFDVKCNDVKLRTLPEWDDELAKSLGDYESLADMRTEVGDDLLRRAKRRVDDEYSRAVMDTIVAGAMIKYPPVLLKEEVDGLVEDLDRRLREQRLTLEDYMKIQDLTTEKLREDLQPTANERLRRALVLSKVIELEKVEVSHEEIDERIALMVTPFGPDAEKYLKILNTENGHRSVRLDLLSERAAQRLVAIAKGEAPEIPEATAEAEAVAEPEVLVTDPLITEAIEPQAETPEATPAE is encoded by the coding sequence TTGAAAATTGAACAAACACCCCTTGAGACCTGCGAAGTCCAAATGACGGTTGAAGTGGACGCGGAGCAGGTGGACAAGGCCAAGCGCGCCGCCGCCAAACGGCTGGCGCAAAAATACAACATCCCCGGCTTCCGCAAGGGCAAGGCCCCTTACGAAATTATCAAGCGCCAGTTTGGCGAGGGGGCGGTGTGGGAAGAAGCGCTCGACGAACTCGGCCAGAGAGTCTACCAGGCCGCGCTCGAGGAAACCAAGCTCGACCCGATCGCGCCCGGCGCGCTGACCGATGTCAAACTCGAGCCGGTCGTCTTCACCTTCAACGTGCCGCTCAAGCCTGAAATTGACCTGGGCGCGTATCGTTCGACGCGCTTTGGCTACACCCCGGCCATGGTGAACGAAGACGCCATCAATGAAGCGCTGGAAAGTATGCGCGAAACGCAGGCCGTCCTGGAGCCGGTGGAGCGGCCTTCTCAGTTGGGCGACGTGGTCAAGCTGGACATTAAAGCGGCGGCGATGTTGCCGGCGACGGCGAAAGACGAGCCGGACGTCCCCACTGAAGAGGCGGCCAAACCGGAAGAGGCCGGTGAGGCCGCCGACCCGGCCTCCACCGAGTCGGTGGTTGAACCGTCCGGCCCGGTCGAAGAATTTCTAATGGACGACAAGGATGTCGAAGTTTTGCTCGACAGCAAAGTAGATTGGCCGATGCCGGGCTTCAACGAAAAAGTGCTTGGCATGAACGTGGGCGACGAGCGCCACTTTGAGTTGGTCTTCCCCGACGATTATGCCAACGAACAGTTGCGCGGCCAGACGGCCAAATTTGACGTGAAGTGCAACGATGTCAAGCTTCGAACTTTGCCCGAGTGGGACGATGAACTAGCGAAGTCGCTGGGTGATTATGAGTCGCTGGCCGACATGCGAACCGAAGTGGGCGATGACCTGCTGAGGCGGGCCAAGCGCCGGGTTGACGACGAGTACAGCCGGGCGGTGATGGACACGATTGTGGCCGGGGCGATGATTAAGTATCCGCCGGTTTTGTTGAAAGAAGAAGTGGACGGGCTGGTGGAAGACCTGGATCGCCGCTTGCGCGAGCAACGCCTGACGCTCGAAGACTACATGAAGATTCAAGACCTGACGACAGAGAAACTCAGGGAGGATCTCCAGCCGACGGCCAACGAGCGCCTGCGCCGAGCACTGGTTCTTAGCAAAGTGATCGAACTGGAGAAGGTGGAAGTGTCGCACGAGGAGATTGACGAGCGCATTGCCCTCATGGTGACTCCTTTCGGGCCGGACGCCGAGAAGTATTTGAAGATTCTGAACACTGAGAACGGCCACCGCTCGGTGCGGCTGGACTTGTTGAGCGAACGGGCCGCCCAACGGCTGGTGGCAATTGCCAAGGGCGAAGCGCCGGAGATTCCCGAAGCAACTGCCGAAGCTGAAGCTGTCGCCGAGCCTGAAGTCCTGGTCACTGACCCGCTTATTACTGAGGCCATTGAACCGCAGGCTGAAACGCCAGAGGCAACGCCTGCCGAGTAG
- a CDS encoding ATP-dependent Clp protease proteolytic subunit: MQIPQNLIPMVIETSGRGERAYDIYSLLLKNRIIFVGTPINDQVANVIVAQLLFLNQEDPEKLIQMYINSPGGQIYAGLAIYDTMQQMTAPVSTVAVGVTASFGTVLLTAGTKGYRYALPNATIHLHQPLGGAQGQATDIEIQAKEILRLREKLNGILATHTGQTLDVIERDVERDFYLDAEGAVKYGLIDQILTAPERSDNGKKA, encoded by the coding sequence ATGCAGATTCCACAAAACCTTATTCCAATGGTGATCGAAACGTCCGGGCGGGGCGAACGGGCTTACGACATCTACTCCCTCCTTCTCAAGAACCGCATCATCTTCGTGGGCACGCCCATCAACGATCAGGTGGCGAACGTCATCGTCGCCCAACTCCTCTTCCTCAACCAGGAAGACCCGGAGAAACTGATCCAGATGTACATCAACTCGCCCGGCGGCCAGATTTACGCCGGCCTGGCGATTTACGACACCATGCAACAAATGACGGCCCCGGTCTCCACCGTCGCCGTCGGCGTCACCGCCTCGTTCGGCACGGTGCTTCTCACTGCCGGAACCAAAGGCTATCGTTACGCCTTGCCCAACGCCACCATCCACCTGCACCAGCCGCTCGGCGGGGCGCAGGGCCAGGCCACCGACATCGAAATTCAAGCCAAAGAAATTTTGCGCCTGCGCGAAAAGCTCAACGGCATCCTGGCCACGCACACTGGCCAGACGCTCGACGTGATCGAGCGCGACGTGGAGCGCGACTTTTACCTCGACGCTGAAGGCGCGGTCAAGTATGGCCTGATCGATCAAATTCTCACCGCCCCGGAACGGTCGGATAACGGCAAGAAAGCATAG
- a CDS encoding DegV family protein, producing the protein MTISLVTDSTADVPADLVERFGIRVVPAVVVMGGQTYRDGLDMTRDEFYRRLPTIDPLPSTAAPAAGEFEEVYDSLPDGPIISLHLAAAFSGIFNAARIAAQKFGDRVTVVDTGTVSMGIGWQVIAAAESAAGGAPLNAVLALITSVRRRLKMFALLDTLDNLRRGGRISLIRASIGTILQVKPLLDIGEDKLTPVSQERTRRKAQAGLISLVQSFGSLERLAVLYSDNGDLGVELLERLKPQAQTPPLLIQATPALGTHAGTDAVGVALVTV; encoded by the coding sequence ATGACGATTAGCCTCGTCACCGACAGCACCGCCGACGTGCCCGCCGACCTGGTCGAACGATTCGGCATTCGCGTCGTACCAGCCGTCGTGGTCATGGGCGGCCAGACGTATCGCGACGGCCTGGACATGACCCGCGACGAGTTTTACCGCCGCCTGCCGACAATAGATCCTCTGCCTTCCACCGCCGCTCCCGCCGCCGGAGAATTTGAAGAGGTTTACGACTCGTTGCCTGACGGCCCCATCATCTCTCTGCATTTGGCCGCCGCCTTCAGCGGCATCTTCAACGCCGCCCGGATCGCGGCGCAAAAGTTTGGCGACCGGGTGACGGTGGTGGACACCGGCACGGTGAGCATGGGCATCGGCTGGCAGGTGATTGCCGCCGCCGAGTCTGCCGCAGGCGGCGCGCCCCTGAACGCCGTGCTGGCGTTGATTACCTCCGTCCGCCGCCGCCTGAAAATGTTCGCCTTGCTCGACACCCTCGACAACTTGCGGCGCGGCGGGCGCATCAGCCTCATTCGCGCCTCGATTGGCACGATTCTGCAAGTGAAGCCTTTGCTAGACATCGGCGAAGACAAGCTGACTCCCGTTTCTCAGGAGCGCACTCGCCGCAAGGCCCAGGCCGGGCTGATCTCGCTCGTGCAATCGTTTGGTAGCCTGGAGCGGCTGGCCGTGCTGTACAGCGACAACGGCGACCTGGGAGTTGAACTGCTGGAGCGCCTCAAACCGCAAGCGCAGACACCGCCCTTGCTCATTCAGGCCACGCCAGCCCTGGGCACGCACGCTGGAACGGATGCGGTTGGGGTGGCGTTGGTGACGGTATAA